The stretch of DNA CCTAAACTCCAGCTATATATCTTCTCTCTGGTAAGTGAACTGCCTTTCGATTTCATAAAATAATGGACATACCCCAAATTGGGCATTTGTTCAGTTTCATCCTCCACACTTCTCTAAACTTTTAAAGGTCCTACAAAGAGAATGCTCCTCTGTAAAAAGACCTGCATTTAAAAACCCTGTGATGGGTTTCCCCAGTTATTACTTCCTGTGAAAATTGCGGGTGGCTGGATCAAAAGTCTACATAAACATTAttcaaaaaacccaaaaactctCCTGAACTACAAATCAGTGCCAGTTAGACCCAAGACTCACCCCTACTCTGGATGTGTTGGCTGTAGGGGGTTCTCGAACTACTTGCAATTGTTAGCACTGTAGTGTCTTTTAGGCTGGAGAaattctcttgtgtgtgtgtgtgtgtgtgtgtgtgtgtgtgtgtgtgtgtgtgtgcgtgcgcgcgcgcaaGAAAGAAGTACACTTATATTGCTTTGAAGAGTGTATACCTTTCTTTCCACGTGGCCCTGACCTCAAAAGACTATTAAGGGCCTTACAAGCCTCTAGTCTCTGGCTTCCAAGAACCCTTGCTTTAGGAAGAGGAATCAGAATCAGAGAAAAGGAGAGTTACACTTAAAATTGCAGCGATCCAAACCTGATCAACTCCTCCGCCTCCAACAATGACCCAATTCCCACACAGAGCCAAAGGGCAGCTCCAAGTTAATTCCCAGACCAAACTCGGGCAAAAAGACCACGTTTTGACGCCCCAGGGCACTCGGTTTTCACAAAGCgttttattattcataaaaaaataaatttatttacatttgctAATTATTGTGGTAGTGCTGCCTGGGGCGGCTGCACGTTCCGCCGCTTCAGGGTCTAGTACGGAACAGCCTCCGCGCCCCACCCCGCCGGGAGGAAGAATGGGGACGCCAGGAGGTGGAGTCGGAGGCGGGTGCCACCCGAGGGGGAAGCCAGGTGGGGACAGtcgggagtggggggtggggaggaggcctgCAAGTTGGtgtgggaggagggagcagagggaggTACCCAAGCAGACGCGAGCCAGGTCGGTGGGGAGAGGCGGATGGGAGGCTCAAGCCTTAGAAGGGGAAGGGGCAGACCTAAGCCTGGTTAAGGGGAGATGCTCGCCTCGGGGGTCGGAGGGGCGTCACTGGCCCCCGGAAGCGCGACCTGAGGGAGCGCTCCGGGCAGACCCGATCGGGTGGGTCTCTGCGAGCGCTCTTCCACCTCTCCCCGAACCGGCAGGGCATCGTGCGTCCGGCCCAGAGGGGGCAGCCCTGTGGGAAACAATTCTGGCCCAGGTGTACCGCGCTCCTCTCTTTGCAACTTAAAAACACACCCCGATGTAGGGTCTGGCGTGAAGACTTCGGTCTTTGAGGCAGGTTGTCCAGAGCGCGTTCTGACCATGGTCTAACTGTGAGAGGCCTGGGCAGTGCAAAGTCGTGCCATCACACGGTAGATCTGGCTCAGTTTGGAAACTAACCCCTAGGCGGCTGCGCGCTGGGCTCTGACTGCACCGCGGGGGTAGTCTATACAGCTAAAGCCCGAGGCTTGATCTGGGTCCGCGTGTAGTGTCGTCTCCCAGACCCGTGGGAACAGAGCCGTCTGCGCCCTGCGATGCCAGGCGCACAGCCGACACCCGGGAActgcccatccccaccccaaccccccccccccgcccgccaACGCCCGCCACCTGTCCAGTTCATGGTCCTGGGCTGGGGGAGTCTAGGAGAATCCAATGGAACGTTCTTCCCATTCTCGGGGCGTCTCACACtgtctcccacctccccctcGTCCCCAAACCCGTGTGCTCAACCAATAATCACAAGTGAGTGCGAGTTCGATCTAAGCGGTGGTCCCACATAATCTGTTGGCCGCGGAGACTTCTTTGGTGTCAGAGTCGGGTCGTCCCGAGACCACAAATGGCCACGTCTGTAAAACCAGAAAGAGCATCAGATACCGGAGAAACGATCGTTTCAAACCGAAACCGCTCTCCAAACGGAACCCCGGGATATCCCTGGCTTTGTGCAGCTCCGATTTTATCAGTATTCTGGGAATTTTTCGCGTCTTCTCTCTAAACCAAGATGTTAATTTTACTGGATTTTGATCACGTAAGATGGGAGTTTTCCGTTCCTGCTGTCTTCACGGTGATTCCGCGAAATTTGCATGAATTTGGGATTTTGTGGCTTAGTCCCCTtcccccaaaacacacacacacacacacacacacacacacacacacacacatcagccaTTCACTCCAAGAAGGAACTGGGATATGATCTTTCTCAAGCCGGGAGAGTTGGCAGGTCGGAGAGGGACTTTCCAGACAAATCCCGTTTGGGGAAACCTCTGCTATTTAAGAATTGAAAAAACCCAAAGGCTTTTAAAAAGGTCTCggtcttccctccctcctttcagaAAGTAGGGCTGGTTGATTTAAACCTGTTAGACTCTTATCTGGAAAAAGTTAGGAAGGGAGATTTTTCGTTCTATCTGCAAAGGCACAGCGGACTCCAGTGGAACCTAGATTTACCCCGGAAGCAGGATATTAGCCATAGTGATAGTAACTATCAACCGGCAAAAGCGTCACGTACAATGATCAGACTGATGCAAACACAGAAGGGTGGATGGTTCTCTTCCAGGAAAACGACTGGCTCCTCCCGTAATTTGGGAGAAACCAAACTGGCCTCCTCACCACCCCTACCAGACCTTCCCCCGCCCCACTTCGGGTTCTTCTCAGCGGCCAGACTCTGCCGGGCGCCGGGAAGCGCGCTGGGCATCACTCGACCGCCCCGGCCCGGGCCTCGCGCGCGGCGCCTACCAGGTTCACAGGGTGCACGTAGCCGTTCTCGTAGCGGTCCTCCTGCAGCAGCTGCCGCAGGTGCGCGATGTAACTGGAAGCCAGCCGGAGCGTGTCCAGCTTCGAAAGCTTGGTGTCGGGGGGCACCCAGGGCAGGCTGGTCTTGAGTCTGGAGAAGGCTTTGCTCAGCACGCGCATCCGGGCGCGCTCTCGGGCGTTGGCCGCGTTCCTCTGCGACTGCTTGCACTCGGCCGCCGAACCCTTGGGCGGGAGGGGCTTCTTGCCGCCGCCGCCCCCAGCCACCCGGGGCCGCTTCCTCTTGCAGCCTCCCGCGCCGCCCGCCGCGCCCAGCGCACAGCGCTCCTCCTCGCCGTCGGGGTCATCCTCCTCCGCAGACGAGTTGTCGCTGGGCGACACGTAGCTGCGATCGGCGCCGCGGAGGGACGGCCTCTTGGAGACGGGGACCGGGTACCCTCGCTGCAGACCCCGCAGCTCCATCTCCTCGGGGTCGCTCACCGAGCCGGTGGACATCGTTGCGTCCCCCGCGCCCAGCCTTCCTCCCCCAGGCCAGTCTCGCGGCCTCTGCCTTCCGCTCCCTCGCGGAGGCGGGGGCCAGGCTGAACTCCGCAGGCAACGAGAGATCTGGGTCGTGAACCGCGGAGCCCCGAGACAGATCCGAGAGAGCGTGGCCGAGCAGTCGGCGCCTGGGCCCAGGCTCGGCACTCACTACCGCGCACGGCGCGTTTTGACCGGACTATTTATTCTGTACTCCTCGGAACAAACCACCCCGGGCAAAGAAGAGGGGGTGGGAAAGGGGGGCAAGAGGTGGGGCGGGGGCGTGGAAGGGGTGGGGACCG from Ovis aries strain OAR_USU_Benz2616 breed Rambouillet chromosome 9, ARS-UI_Ramb_v3.0, whole genome shotgun sequence encodes:
- the MSC gene encoding musculin; amino-acid sequence: MSTGSVSDPEEMELRGLQRGYPVPVSKRPSLRGADRSYVSPSDNSSAEEDDPDGEEERCALGAAGGAGGCKRKRPRVAGGGGGKKPLPPKGSAAECKQSQRNAANARERARMRVLSKAFSRLKTSLPWVPPDTKLSKLDTLRLASSYIAHLRQLLQEDRYENGYVHPVNLTWPFVVSGRPDSDTKEVSAANRLCGTTA